The following proteins are encoded in a genomic region of Bernardetia sp. MNP-M8:
- a CDS encoding Na/Pi symporter — MNLPLQNPLPVRNENKTNLSKILLRILYAVLIVCLFLVSIDMLMSAFRLFGKEVANTIFSVSAHPFVGIFIGLLITAILQSSSTVTAMVVAAVAAGALTIETATPIIMGANVGTTITSAIVALGHISKKKELRKAFAAASLHDFFNVLTALILFPLEYYTHFLSDLAKYVTELLPFSANSGNFIPPIISIPSNFVVSQLHDYPILILIFAILCLFLAIRLFINLLKEQMIGKQRQQMHELFFGSTWKSFVWGFITTAAIQSSSVTTSLVVPLVATRKVNIQKAFPFIVGANIGTTLTTLLAALFKSEAAVTIALVHILFNLIGAIIFLVIPFMRRIPIFLSQRLGMAAMNNRSSALAYLLVVFFVLPFGMIYSSFQQNDLDLQKVSTTETKQDSSLIQEKKK, encoded by the coding sequence TTGAACCTACCTCTGCAAAATCCTCTTCCTGTAAGAAACGAAAATAAAACAAATCTTTCAAAGATACTACTTCGCATTTTATATGCAGTATTGATTGTTTGTTTGTTTTTGGTTTCGATTGATATGTTGATGAGTGCTTTTCGTTTGTTTGGAAAAGAGGTAGCAAATACTATTTTTTCAGTTTCGGCGCATCCTTTTGTTGGAATTTTTATAGGACTCCTAATCACTGCCATTCTGCAAAGTAGTTCTACTGTTACAGCAATGGTGGTAGCAGCCGTAGCAGCAGGCGCACTGACTATCGAAACAGCTACTCCTATCATTATGGGAGCAAATGTAGGAACAACTATTACGAGTGCTATTGTTGCTTTGGGACATATTTCAAAAAAGAAAGAACTCAGAAAAGCGTTTGCAGCAGCTAGTTTACATGATTTTTTTAATGTCTTGACTGCTCTGATTCTTTTTCCATTAGAATATTATACTCATTTTTTATCTGATTTGGCTAAGTATGTAACTGAACTACTTCCTTTTTCAGCTAATTCTGGAAATTTTATTCCTCCTATCATTTCTATTCCTTCCAATTTTGTGGTTAGTCAATTACACGATTATCCAATCTTAATTTTGATTTTTGCTATTCTGTGTTTGTTTTTGGCTATTCGATTATTTATTAATCTTTTAAAAGAACAAATGATAGGAAAACAAAGACAACAAATGCACGAACTTTTTTTTGGAAGCACTTGGAAATCTTTTGTATGGGGATTTATCACTACAGCAGCTATTCAGTCTAGTTCTGTAACAACTTCATTGGTTGTTCCTCTGGTAGCTACTCGTAAAGTAAATATTCAAAAAGCATTTCCTTTTATTGTAGGAGCAAACATCGGAACAACACTCACAACACTTTTAGCAGCCCTTTTTAAGTCAGAAGCAGCCGTTACGATTGCGTTAGTTCATATTTTATTTAATCTTATTGGTGCTATTATTTTTTTAGTGATTCCTTTTATGCGTAGAATTCCAATTTTTCTTTCACAACGTCTAGGAATGGCTGCTATGAATAATCGAAGTAGTGCTTTGGCTTATTTGTTAGTTGTGTTTTTTGTTCTTCCTTTTGGCATGATTTATAGTTCTTTCCAACAGAATGACTTAGATTTGCAGAAAGTAAGCACAACAGAGACAAAACAAGACTCTTCCTTGATTCAAGAAAAAAAAAAGTGA
- a CDS encoding D-alanyl-D-alanine carboxypeptidase, whose translation MTITFIFSRKLLFFLVASCCFINFSATAQKKNTDYIGNLIEVFGEDCFKDSFHGFVLYDLDSSKYIFEYNADKYFTPASNVKIASLFAATKILSERLPSLSYFEKGDSLIFWGTGDPTFLHPIFGNSAVIDFLLLKSKTKKLYFSTTNYKDEPFGDGWAWEDYRTTYGVEKSVLPMYGNAVYFEADPSCEIEVYPSIFKNLIKENSDINTNNFRVERDLGINSFEYNIGDLYYKNGKSIPFHATPELMTLLLKDKLGLEITHLDYPMPENTSTFYTAKSDEMYKRMMQQSDNFLAEQTLLMCSAELFGTLSTQKVIEYLDENYFNKFYNRPRWVDGSGLSRYNLFTPRNFVEMLKSIRKDMGEEKLFETLAIGGEAGTLRRRYEFSRNAKPFLYGKTGTISNNHCLSGFLITKSGRKFCFSFQNNHHRESSRTIGNKMEEILTTIHKLY comes from the coding sequence ATGACAATTACGTTTATTTTTTCAAGAAAATTACTCTTTTTTTTAGTTGCTAGTTGTTGTTTTATTAATTTTTCAGCTACTGCTCAAAAGAAAAACACTGATTATATAGGTAATTTAATCGAAGTATTTGGTGAAGATTGTTTTAAAGACAGTTTTCATGGTTTTGTTTTATATGACTTAGATAGTTCGAAATACATTTTTGAATATAATGCTGATAAGTATTTTACACCAGCATCTAACGTAAAAATAGCTTCTCTTTTTGCAGCAACCAAAATTTTGAGCGAACGTTTGCCTTCGTTAAGTTATTTTGAAAAAGGAGATTCTCTTATATTTTGGGGAACAGGCGATCCTACTTTTTTGCATCCCATTTTTGGAAATTCTGCTGTAATTGATTTTCTATTATTAAAATCTAAAACAAAAAAACTCTACTTTTCTACTACTAACTATAAAGATGAACCTTTTGGCGATGGTTGGGCATGGGAAGATTATCGAACGACGTATGGCGTAGAAAAATCGGTTTTGCCTATGTATGGAAATGCAGTCTATTTTGAGGCTGACCCTTCATGTGAAATTGAAGTCTATCCATCTATTTTTAAGAATTTGATAAAAGAAAATAGTGATATAAACACTAACAATTTTAGGGTAGAAAGAGATTTGGGTATCAATTCTTTTGAATATAATATTGGAGATTTGTATTATAAGAATGGAAAATCTATCCCTTTTCATGCTACACCAGAACTTATGACACTGCTTCTAAAAGATAAATTAGGTTTAGAGATTACCCATTTGGATTATCCAATGCCTGAAAATACATCTACATTTTATACAGCAAAAAGTGATGAAATGTATAAACGAATGATGCAACAAAGCGACAATTTTTTGGCAGAACAGACTCTTCTTATGTGTTCGGCAGAGCTTTTTGGAACACTTTCTACACAAAAAGTGATTGAATATTTGGATGAAAATTATTTTAATAAATTTTATAATCGTCCTCGTTGGGTTGATGGTTCTGGTCTTTCTCGTTATAACCTTTTTACACCTCGTAATTTTGTAGAAATGCTTAAATCTATTCGTAAGGATATGGGAGAAGAAAAATTATTTGAAACACTTGCTATTGGAGGAGAAGCAGGAACATTAAGACGTAGATACGAATTTTCAAGAAATGCAAAACCATTTTTATATGGAAAAACAGGTACAATAAGTAATAACCATTGTTTGAGTGGCTTTTTGATTACTAAAAGTGGTCGCAAATTCTGTTTTTCATTTCAAAATAATCATCATAGAGAATCTTCAAGAACTATAGGAAATAAAATGGAAGAAATTTTGACAACTATCCATAAGTTGTATTAA
- a CDS encoding M1 family metallopeptidase codes for MLLFIVGMFICFASQNAFAQRDKNINRSYFKQLDQELPTPNVYRAGSGAPGHEYWQQKVDYKIQLTLDDEKQRITGQETITYHNNSPNELSYFWVQLDQNMRAKDSDTYKTSTGTLNEKTTLQGIAYVTGNSDFEGGFNIEGVMTTDGTKLPFTINRTMMRVDLPTPLKANEKYSFQIKWNYNIQDQLKYGGRSGYEYFEGDKNYLYEIAQFFPRMAVYDDVNGWLHKQFLGRGEFALEFGDYEVEMTVPADHILGATGVLQNPDEVLTPAQKERWAKAQTSDIPVVIVTQDEATKAEKNKAKETKTWKFKAENVRDFAFASSRKFIWDAMAVKMPNGKTVMAMSYYPKEGNPLWGQYSTEVVAHTLEVYSKHTIDYPYPVAISVHGPVWGMEYPMICFNGGRPETDGTYSERIKYSMISVIIHEVGHNFFPMIINSDERHWTWMDEGLNTFMQFITEEEWQRDYPSRRGNAKDIVDYMKGEKAGIMPIMTDSEEILQFGNNAYGKPATALNILRETVMGRELFDYAFKEYAQRWAFKHPKPADFFRTMEDASGTDLDWFWWGWFYTTDNVDISIENVMFFEPNSANAEIAKATKKEQESITSQRNKTALKTTRLERRPQLKDFYNSYNGGVTEAEAKKNYESYMSSLTDEERTFIKDNPYFYQIDFKNIGGLVMPVIIEFTYADGSKEMQKIPAEVWRKDNAMFSKVFMTKKKVVSFRLDPNLETADTDVYNNSYPRQEVPTRFELYRRDNNYSSPNPMQMQKKKK; via the coding sequence ATGCTACTTTTTATAGTAGGCATGTTTATTTGTTTTGCTTCTCAAAATGCCTTTGCACAGCGAGATAAAAATATAAATCGTTCTTATTTCAAACAACTTGATCAAGAACTTCCTACACCAAATGTTTATCGTGCAGGTTCTGGCGCACCAGGGCATGAGTATTGGCAACAAAAAGTAGATTACAAAATTCAACTTACTTTAGACGACGAAAAACAGCGCATTACAGGTCAAGAAACAATTACGTATCATAACAATTCGCCAAACGAACTTTCTTATTTTTGGGTACAGTTAGACCAAAACATGAGAGCAAAAGATTCTGATACCTACAAAACTTCTACAGGAACGCTAAACGAAAAGACAACTTTACAAGGAATCGCTTACGTAACAGGAAATTCTGATTTTGAAGGTGGTTTCAATATTGAAGGCGTGATGACAACAGATGGTACAAAACTCCCTTTCACTATCAATAGAACAATGATGAGAGTTGATTTGCCAACGCCATTGAAGGCAAATGAGAAATATTCTTTTCAAATAAAATGGAATTATAATATTCAAGATCAATTAAAATATGGTGGCAGAAGTGGATATGAGTATTTTGAAGGTGATAAAAACTATTTGTATGAGATTGCTCAATTTTTCCCAAGAATGGCTGTTTATGACGATGTAAATGGTTGGTTACACAAACAATTTTTAGGACGTGGAGAGTTTGCGCTAGAGTTTGGAGATTATGAAGTAGAAATGACTGTTCCTGCTGACCACATTTTGGGAGCAACAGGCGTTTTACAGAATCCTGATGAAGTTTTGACACCTGCACAAAAAGAACGTTGGGCAAAAGCTCAAACTTCTGATATTCCTGTCGTAATTGTTACACAAGATGAAGCAACCAAAGCAGAAAAAAACAAAGCAAAAGAAACAAAGACTTGGAAATTCAAAGCTGAAAATGTACGTGATTTTGCCTTTGCAAGCTCTAGAAAATTTATTTGGGATGCTATGGCAGTAAAAATGCCAAATGGTAAGACAGTTATGGCAATGTCATATTATCCAAAAGAAGGAAATCCACTTTGGGGACAATATTCAACAGAAGTAGTAGCCCACACATTAGAAGTGTATTCAAAACATACAATTGATTATCCTTATCCTGTTGCTATTTCGGTTCATGGACCTGTTTGGGGAATGGAATATCCAATGATTTGTTTTAATGGTGGAAGACCAGAAACAGATGGAACATATTCTGAACGTATCAAATATTCAATGATTTCGGTAATTATTCATGAAGTAGGACATAACTTTTTCCCTATGATTATCAATTCTGATGAGCGTCATTGGACTTGGATGGATGAAGGATTAAATACATTTATGCAATTTATTACGGAAGAAGAATGGCAACGTGATTACCCTTCAAGACGTGGAAATGCAAAAGATATTGTAGATTATATGAAAGGGGAAAAAGCTGGCATTATGCCAATCATGACAGATTCGGAAGAGATTTTACAGTTTGGAAACAACGCTTATGGAAAACCAGCAACAGCTCTTAATATTTTGAGAGAAACGGTTATGGGAAGAGAGCTTTTTGATTATGCTTTTAAAGAATATGCACAACGTTGGGCGTTTAAACATCCAAAACCTGCTGATTTTTTCCGTACTATGGAAGATGCTTCTGGAACTGATTTAGATTGGTTTTGGTGGGGTTGGTTCTATACGACTGATAATGTAGATATTTCTATTGAAAATGTAATGTTCTTTGAGCCAAATTCTGCAAATGCTGAAATAGCAAAAGCAACTAAGAAAGAACAAGAAAGCATTACATCACAACGCAACAAAACAGCTCTAAAAACAACTCGTTTGGAGCGTCGTCCACAGCTTAAAGATTTCTACAATTCTTATAATGGGGGAGTAACAGAAGCTGAAGCAAAGAAAAACTATGAAAGTTATATGAGTAGCTTAACAGATGAAGAGCGTACTTTTATCAAAGACAACCCTTATTTTTATCAAATAGATTTTAAAAATATAGGTGGACTTGTAATGCCTGTAATTATTGAATTTACTTATGCTGATGGAAGCAAAGAAATGCAAAAAATTCCTGCTGAAGTTTGGAGAAAAGATAATGCTATGTTTAGCAAAGTCTTTATGACTAAGAAAAAAGTAGTTTCTTTCCGTTTAGATCCAAATTTGGAAACAGCTGATACAGATGTTTATAATAATTCATATCCTCGTCAGGAAGTTCCTACTCGTTTTGAACTTTATAGAAGAGATAACAATTATTCTTCTCCAAATCCGATGCAAATGCAAAAGAAGAAAAAATAA
- a CDS encoding saccharopine dehydrogenase family protein, whose protein sequence is MSKVLIIGAGGVGNVVVKKCAMLPDVFSEIMLASRTLPKVEAAAKEVKELTGRDIQTAKVNADNVEELVTLIKKFEPKLVINVALPYQDLPIMDACLETKTHYLDTANYEPIDEAKFEYSWQWAYKKRFEEAGIMALLGCGFDPGVTGVFTAHAAKYHFDKDGMEYLDIVDCNAGSHGKAFATNFNPEINIREITQRGKYWENGDWTETEPLEINRMINYPEVGPKKSFLLYHEELESLTKNFPSLKRARFWMTFSDEYITHLRVLENVGMTRIDEVEYQGQKIVPLQFLKAVLPEPSSLGENYEGQTSIGCHIRGTKDGKPAYFFIYNNCDHAKTYKEVGAQAVSYTTGVPAMIGAKMMLEGKWMKAGVWNVEEFNPDPFMEDLNKYGLQWHEKSSDFVEFND, encoded by the coding sequence ATGAGTAAAGTATTGATTATTGGTGCTGGTGGAGTTGGTAATGTTGTTGTCAAAAAATGTGCAATGTTACCTGATGTTTTTTCAGAAATTATGCTTGCAAGTCGTACGCTTCCAAAAGTAGAGGCTGCTGCAAAAGAAGTAAAAGAACTAACAGGAAGAGATATTCAGACAGCAAAAGTAAATGCCGATAATGTTGAAGAACTGGTTACACTTATCAAAAAATTTGAACCAAAATTAGTTATTAATGTAGCTCTTCCTTATCAAGACTTACCAATTATGGATGCTTGTTTGGAAACAAAAACACATTATTTAGATACTGCTAACTATGAACCAATAGATGAAGCAAAATTTGAATATAGTTGGCAATGGGCATACAAAAAACGCTTTGAAGAAGCTGGAATTATGGCTCTTTTAGGCTGTGGCTTTGACCCAGGGGTAACTGGCGTTTTTACAGCACACGCAGCAAAGTATCATTTTGATAAAGATGGAATGGAATATTTGGATATTGTAGATTGTAATGCAGGAAGTCATGGAAAAGCATTTGCAACCAATTTTAATCCTGAAATTAATATTCGTGAAATTACTCAACGAGGAAAATATTGGGAAAATGGTGACTGGACAGAAACTGAGCCGTTAGAAATCAATAGAATGATTAATTATCCAGAGGTAGGACCAAAAAAATCATTTTTATTATATCACGAAGAATTAGAATCACTTACTAAAAACTTCCCTTCTTTAAAAAGAGCTAGATTTTGGATGACTTTTTCAGATGAATATATTACTCATTTGAGAGTTTTGGAAAATGTAGGCATGACAAGAATTGATGAAGTAGAATATCAAGGACAAAAAATTGTTCCTCTTCAGTTTTTGAAAGCAGTTTTGCCAGAGCCTTCTTCTTTGGGAGAAAATTATGAAGGACAAACTTCTATTGGATGTCATATCAGAGGAACTAAAGACGGAAAGCCTGCTTATTTCTTCATTTATAATAACTGTGACCATGCCAAAACATATAAAGAAGTGGGAGCGCAAGCTGTTTCTTATACAACTGGTGTACCTGCAATGATAGGTGCAAAAATGATGTTGGAAGGAAAATGGATGAAAGCTGGTGTTTGGAATGTAGAAGAGTTTAATCCAGATCCATTTATGGAAGATTTGAACAAATATGGCTTACAATGGCATGAGAAATCAAGTGACTTTGTAGAGTTTAATGATTAA
- a CDS encoding RDD family protein codes for MHIHQLHPEKHEKFLTQARIDPITGDTLEAGDKIVLCAECKSAFHSDSWTYLGNRHCNQTRTLPAIPQSTSLGHFKKRSAEYYSRVNSNFKIHENLQSVVSAGHRLGSVLIDLALVWLVQYMLSYTLSPLLWTYFLLRDFSYKGRSLSLGKNLMNIEVVEERNENRLSWWQSVLRNAPIGIPQLAGVFGAYAYNLSYSFGNSFRVADNLVSAIFTIILIIDVILLFGNNKRIMDRAMDLKSIFRTRENN; via the coding sequence ATGCATATTCATCAATTACACCCTGAAAAACACGAGAAATTCTTAACTCAAGCACGTATTGATCCAATTACGGGCGATACTTTGGAAGCTGGCGACAAAATTGTGCTTTGTGCTGAGTGTAAATCTGCTTTTCATTCGGATAGTTGGACATATTTAGGCAATCGCCATTGTAATCAAACACGCACACTTCCTGCTATTCCTCAAAGCACTTCACTAGGACATTTCAAAAAACGTTCGGCTGAATATTATAGCCGAGTAAATTCAAACTTTAAAATTCATGAAAATTTACAAAGTGTAGTGAGTGCAGGACACCGTTTAGGAAGTGTTTTGATAGATTTAGCTTTAGTTTGGCTTGTTCAATATATGCTTTCTTACACACTTTCTCCTTTGCTTTGGACTTACTTTTTATTAAGAGATTTTTCATATAAAGGACGTTCTTTAAGTTTAGGAAAAAACTTAATGAATATTGAAGTAGTAGAAGAAAGAAATGAAAACAGACTAAGTTGGTGGCAATCTGTGCTTCGAAATGCACCTATCGGAATTCCTCAATTAGCAGGTGTTTTTGGTGCGTACGCTTATAATTTAAGTTATAGTTTTGGAAATTCTTTCAGAGTAGCTGATAATTTAGTTTCTGCTATTTTTACCATTATTTTGATTATTGATGTAATTCTTCTCTTTGGAAATAATAAACGAATTATGGATAGAGCAATGGATTTGAAAAGTATTTTTAGAACTAGAGAAAATAACTAG
- a CDS encoding serine hydrolase domain-containing protein: MNSQKLSFIKRTLLLLIVFCSFFLLSLSQAKAQQKKDIKNYIFTEKSTLKNDISANQKHHCKIQLKENQFLILKLEQQNADVIITTYDSENNKIESFDSPNGKFGTEIILLTSTKAGHYTLEVEMLEKNAEAGKYELFVKTIKPKAITPNEKIDELLSIYDNSDTPGVAVSVTKDGKTMYQKGFGMANLEYNIPISPTSIFSVASVSKQFTAFSILLLEAEGKLSLDDDIKKYIPELEHLNTFGKTITLRNLANHTSGIREQSDLLYLAGVGFVDVVTNEDAFKIVTRQKEINFEVGSQYEYCNSAFMLLAKVVERVSGKSFSAFTKEKIFTPLNMKNSFFLDDAERIIKNRVYSYSPFGSGYQKSLLNYSIVGSTGLCTTVEDLSLWALNFEKGIVGNTAIFDKMQTKSKLNNGEEISYALGQEIKNYKGLEVIFHGGGDAGYRSYLLRIPSQNFTLAIAGNSETFNPLSIAYKIVDYYLKNELTAPKITEVKETINIKNEILKSYQGNYEIIAGLFFTITSNSDTLFVETSDNNQKTELYPISKNEFMMGNYKLSFHKKETEKDFYLKLTISDFEYNGKKVFLKSFDKSNVDVEEYTGRYYSEELGTSYIFRVKDNKLVATHNRNKDIELMPFQQNIFTSNQWFFRKVEFIRNEKLEIIACKVYSARATILFKKED; the protein is encoded by the coding sequence ATGAACTCACAAAAATTATCTTTTATCAAAAGAACACTTCTTCTTTTAATTGTCTTTTGTAGCTTCTTTTTACTATCACTTTCACAAGCAAAAGCACAGCAAAAAAAAGACATTAAAAACTATATTTTCACAGAAAAGTCAACACTAAAAAACGATATTTCAGCAAATCAGAAGCATCATTGTAAAATACAATTGAAAGAAAATCAATTTCTTATTCTCAAATTAGAACAGCAAAATGCAGACGTAATTATTACAACTTATGATTCTGAAAATAATAAAATAGAAAGTTTTGATAGTCCGAATGGAAAATTTGGAACTGAAATTATTCTACTTACTTCTACAAAAGCAGGACACTATACCTTAGAAGTAGAAATGTTAGAAAAAAATGCTGAGGCTGGAAAATACGAACTTTTTGTAAAAACAATAAAACCCAAAGCAATAACTCCAAACGAAAAAATAGATGAGCTTTTATCTATTTATGATAATTCTGATACTCCAGGAGTTGCAGTTTCGGTTACAAAAGATGGCAAAACGATGTATCAAAAAGGGTTTGGAATGGCAAATTTAGAGTATAATATTCCAATTAGTCCAACTTCTATATTTTCGGTGGCTTCGGTTTCTAAGCAATTTACAGCATTTTCAATTTTACTTTTAGAAGCAGAAGGAAAACTATCTTTAGACGACGATATAAAAAAATACATTCCAGAACTTGAACATCTCAACACTTTTGGCAAAACAATAACGCTGAGAAACCTTGCCAATCATACCAGTGGAATAAGAGAACAAAGCGACTTACTTTACCTAGCAGGTGTGGGTTTTGTAGATGTAGTTACAAATGAGGATGCTTTTAAAATAGTTACTCGTCAAAAGGAAATCAACTTTGAAGTAGGTTCTCAGTATGAATATTGTAACTCTGCATTTATGTTACTAGCAAAAGTAGTAGAAAGAGTTTCAGGAAAATCTTTTTCAGCATTTACAAAAGAAAAGATATTTACACCTTTGAATATGAAAAATTCTTTTTTCTTAGATGATGCAGAAAGAATAATAAAAAATAGAGTGTACTCATATTCTCCTTTCGGAAGTGGTTATCAAAAAAGTCTGCTCAATTATTCTATTGTTGGTTCGACTGGACTTTGCACAACTGTAGAAGATTTGAGTTTGTGGGCATTAAATTTTGAAAAAGGAATTGTAGGAAATACAGCTATTTTTGATAAAATGCAGACAAAAAGTAAACTCAACAATGGGGAAGAAATATCGTATGCACTTGGACAAGAAATCAAAAATTACAAAGGGTTAGAAGTAATTTTTCACGGTGGAGGTGATGCAGGTTATCGTTCTTATTTACTTCGTATTCCTAGCCAAAATTTCACTTTAGCTATTGCAGGTAACTCAGAAACATTTAATCCACTAAGTATAGCCTATAAAATTGTAGACTATTATTTAAAAAATGAGTTAACTGCTCCCAAAATAACAGAAGTAAAAGAAACAATAAATATCAAAAATGAAATTTTAAAATCATATCAAGGTAATTATGAAATTATTGCAGGATTATTTTTTACAATTACTTCTAACTCAGATACATTATTTGTAGAAACATCTGATAACAATCAAAAAACAGAATTATATCCTATATCTAAAAATGAGTTTATGATGGGAAATTATAAGCTCTCATTTCACAAAAAAGAAACTGAAAAAGATTTTTACTTAAAACTGACTATTTCTGACTTTGAGTATAATGGAAAAAAAGTATTTTTGAAGTCATTTGATAAATCAAATGTAGATGTAGAAGAATATACTGGCAGATATTATAGTGAAGAATTAGGAACAAGTTATATTTTTAGAGTAAAAGACAATAAACTTGTAGCTACCCATAATAGAAATAAAGATATAGAATTAATGCCTTTTCAACAGAATATATTTACAAGTAATCAGTGGTTTTTTCGTAAAGTAGAATTTATCAGAAATGAAAAATTAGAAATTATTGCCTGTAAAGTATATAGCGCAAGAGCAACTATTTTATTTAAAAAGGAAGATTAA
- a CDS encoding AraC family transcriptional regulator produces MELKIIHTSATLFIFVSLLLAIFLFTVKTENKLGNFFFGLFTILTAINISGFVIYNYLQAYPKIEFLRRTLFLLEMPLFYLYFCSALDSNFKWRPKYLVHSIPFLFIHLISIPTFYLKATEQKIFFLQNNNSSISYFFSVFGEIQWLFYIILMFFLLMKFKKIYLENYTQSDNLTYRWLFQLLLTFSLAHFFVVIKDILSYTEYSKFFLWINILVSIIALIVLCSFVFKALYYPTLFRKIDLNLKSTRQLIQEKKIEQVDKLEENEIIALEEQNQIQDKIGRKNENEVKNNSTSITENSKQNNLEINNQIQKLREYMTEHEPYLEPSLTIQELAEQTHIPVRDLSVLINHHINQHFFDFINEYRIAKAKSILKDPTKKQVTILEILYQVGFNSKSSFNTAFKKYTKTTPSLYRKTPF; encoded by the coding sequence ATGGAATTAAAGATAATACATACTTCTGCTACACTTTTTATATTTGTTTCTCTGCTTTTGGCTATATTTTTATTTACGGTCAAGACGGAAAACAAATTAGGTAATTTCTTTTTTGGTCTTTTTACAATACTGACAGCCATCAATATTAGTGGCTTTGTGATTTATAACTATTTGCAAGCCTACCCTAAAATAGAGTTTTTACGTAGAACATTATTCTTATTAGAAATGCCTTTATTTTACCTCTATTTCTGTTCTGCTTTAGATAGTAATTTTAAATGGCGACCCAAATATTTAGTTCATAGTATTCCTTTTCTGTTTATTCATCTTATTTCTATTCCTACCTTTTATCTAAAAGCAACAGAACAAAAGATATTTTTTTTACAAAATAATAACTCTTCAATAAGCTATTTTTTCTCTGTCTTTGGCGAAATTCAATGGCTATTTTATATTATTTTGATGTTCTTTCTTTTAATGAAATTTAAAAAAATCTACCTTGAAAATTACACACAATCTGATAATCTGACTTATAGATGGCTTTTTCAATTACTTCTAACTTTTAGTTTAGCTCATTTTTTTGTGGTAATAAAAGATATTTTGAGTTATACAGAATATAGCAAGTTTTTTCTTTGGATTAATATTCTTGTAAGTATTATCGCACTTATAGTGCTTTGTAGTTTTGTTTTTAAAGCTCTTTATTATCCTACGCTTTTCAGAAAAATTGATTTGAATTTAAAATCTACAAGGCAATTAATTCAAGAAAAAAAAATAGAACAAGTAGACAAATTAGAAGAAAATGAAATTATTGCTTTAGAAGAACAAAATCAAATTCAAGATAAAATAGGACGTAAAAATGAGAATGAAGTAAAAAATAACTCAACTTCAATTACTGAAAACTCAAAACAAAATAACCTTGAAATAAATAACCAAATTCAGAAGCTAAGAGAATATATGACTGAACACGAACCTTATCTTGAACCTTCCTTAACTATTCAAGAATTGGCAGAACAAACTCACATTCCTGTTCGTGATTTATCAGTTTTAATTAATCATCATATCAACCAACATTTTTTTGATTTTATCAATGAATATCGAATCGCAAAAGCAAAATCCATTCTAAAAGACCCAACCAAAAAACAAGTAACTATCTTAGAAATTCTCTATCAAGTCGGATTTAATTCAAAATCTTCGTTCAATACAGCTTTTAAAAAATACACAAAGACAACTCCTTCATTATATCGAAAAACTCCTTTTTAA